CCATAATTCAGACGGGAAGGGAGGGGGAAAGCTTTCCTGTTGAATACGGATTAAGCCAGGAAAGTCATTTTCATCATAATTTCGAATGACCGCCGGGACGGGCCGATCTTGGTCAAAGACGTAAAACTCCTTACGATACATGATTCACCCTCCTTGTAAAGAGCTAAGTCTTTTTATTTCCAATCCGGATATAGGTCAGTTCGGCGATCGCGCCATGTAGTAACAGAACCACTTTCACGAACTTGATATAACAGTTCTAAATCAAGATCAGCGGTCACAATCATATCGTGATTGATTTCCCCTTCGACCAAGATGCCGCGTGGAGGAAACGGAATATCATTCGGTGTAATGACTGCCGCTTGGCCGAAATTCGCGCGCATAAAGTCAACTGTAGGAAGGGAGCCGACTGTACCAGTGGTAACGACATACACTTGGTTTTCGACCGCTCTTGCATGGCTAGTGTATCGAACACGATGGAAGCCATGACGATCATCGGTGCAAGAAGGACAGAAAATAACATCGGCACCTTTCGCTTTTGCCATGCGAACGATTTCTGGGAATTCGATGTCATAACAAGTCAACATGGCAATGGTTCCTTTTTCCGTTTCGAATACTTGTAGCCCATCGCCAGGTGACATGTTCCATTCTTTTACTTCTGTAGGCGTAATATGGAGTTTTGCCTGTTCAGCGACTCTTCCGTCTGGATAGAACAAATGCGCCACGTTGTATAATCGGTCCCCTTTACGGATGACATGGGTTCCTCCGATGATATGCATCTTTGTTTTCTTAGCCAAATCGATAAATAAAGTCCGATACTGTTCTGTAAAATCAGGGAGATCTTGAATTGTTAAAGGTTGTCCTTGATCATTACCAATGGACATCAGCTGAGTGGTAAAAAATTCTGGGAATAAAACGAAATCAGCATCAAATTCTTGAGCTGTTTTAATATAATGCTCCACTTGTTGAGCAAATTCTTCAAAAGATTGGATGGTATGGAGATGATATTGAACGGCTGAAACTCTTAGTTTCATCAGCCTCCTCCTTTCTTGTCATCAAACTATGAAAATTTAGATGGCTATGATAATGTTATTATTAGCCAAATCATTTGTTTTCACAAGTACACACTTTCATGTAACATAGTGTAAAAAAGTATACTATAGCGAATAAAAGAAATAGCGGATTCTAAGAAATCTGTAGAAGTGATGACAGTCATCGATGTAGGATACAATCAAACGGGCAGCGGATTTTTTATAAAAATGGCTGCCCGTTCTTTGCTGTCTGTTTCTTTATCGCTATTTGGATAGGCTTGTATCTATACAAAAATTTGTACGCCAATTAAAGGACAGACTAAATGGTAAAAGAAGGTTAGTTTCGAGACTTTAAGGAAGAACGTATTTATTTGGCGGACTCGTTGATTTTTACATGGTCCTTCACGACCGTCTCCAAATAGTTTTTTCCCCATTCATACATAGCATCGAGAATAGGTATAAGACTTTTTCCATGTTCGGTTAGTGAATATTCCACTTTTGGTGGAACAACGGGATAAACTTTGCGATGAACAATTTGGTCTGCTTCCAGCTCTCGCAACTGGTTAACAAGCATTCTTTGGGTAATCCCTGGCATAAGTGACTTTAACTCACCAAATCGCTTTGTCCCGCCTTTACCTAGATGCCATAAT
This region of Bacillus sp. (in: firmicutes) genomic DNA includes:
- a CDS encoding winged helix-turn-helix transcriptional regulator; this encodes MGHVCGKTYNCEKELTLAVIGGKWKMLILWHLGKGGTKRFGELKSLMPGITQRMLVNQLRELEADQIVHRKVYPVVPPKVEYSLTEHGKSLIPILDAMYEWGKNYLETVVKDHVKINESAK
- a CDS encoding carbon-nitrogen hydrolase family protein; amino-acid sequence: MKLRVSAVQYHLHTIQSFEEFAQQVEHYIKTAQEFDADFVLFPEFFTTQLMSIGNDQGQPLTIQDLPDFTEQYRTLFIDLAKKTKMHIIGGTHVIRKGDRLYNVAHLFYPDGRVAEQAKLHITPTEVKEWNMSPGDGLQVFETEKGTIAMLTCYDIEFPEIVRMAKAKGADVIFCPSCTDDRHGFHRVRYTSHARAVENQVYVVTTGTVGSLPTVDFMRANFGQAAVITPNDIPFPPRGILVEGEINHDMIVTADLDLELLYQVRESGSVTTWRDRRTDLYPDWK